The Candidatus Planktophila sp. genome contains the following window.
GACTGTGGCTCCCTCAAAATCACTTTCGACTTTTATGACGCGCTCGTTTACTTCAATAAATACTCCCGAATCACGTACAACTCTTTCTAGCTCTGAAACTAGTGCTCCCATGCCGCCTTTTGGAACTCGCCACTCTCCGGTGCCATTGCCCATCAGGTGATAAAGGAAACAAATATTTGCCTGAATCTCAAAAGCTGAAGTAAAAGTACCGATTAGAGCATCTGTTAAGACTACTCCACGAACTAAATCCTCTTTAAAGCGCTCAGTTATAACTTCGCCAATAGGTCTTTCAATCAAATAGTTCCATATTGAAGGCTTTGCTATGAAGGCTTTTAACTCACTTCTTGTCATTAATGGTTTTAGTAACGTTGGGGCAATGCATTCCGCGAACTCAGCAATTTCAGCATAAAACTTCTGCCATGCTCTACCTTCATCTCCGCTCGGATCCAAAAGAGTAAAAGAGGCTTGAGTTGCAACATCCCATTGGCGGGAAACAAATAATCCTGCATTATCGCCACGATGTTCATACGGTGTATAACTAGAAACCGTGCGGGAAATACACTCAAAGTTAAGGCCCAAGTCAGAGATGATTGAATCCGGCAAGAGTGAGACTAGATATGAGTATCGTGAAATTCGAGCATCAAATCCGGGAAAAGCACGAACACTAGTTGTTGCTCCACCAATTTCTCCATTGGCCTCTAAAATTCGAACTTTCTTGCCTGCTTTAGCTAGATATGCCGCTGCAACTAAACCATTATGACCAGCCCCAATAATGGTTACATCGCAATCAGTGGTTTTCATTGAAGCGTGATAAGAATGCGCTCAATCGCCTCTGAAATAATCTCCGGACTCGTCGCAAAGTTAAGTCGAACGTACTGAGGACACTGCGATCCATATGAATGCCCTGGGTTAAAGGCCACGCGCCCCTTTTTAAGCAGTGTCGCACTAGGGTCCTCTCCAAGATTCAACGCACTTAAATCCAACCATGCAAGATAACCATTCTGTGGAATATGATATTTAACCGAAGGCAGTTTGGCGGCAAGTAAGTCTCGAATCAGATAACGATTATGGTCAAGTTGTCTCATAACTGAATCGAGCCAGATTCCTCCATCAGCAAAAGCTGCAGCAGAGGCAAATGCGCCTAAAATCGATGCTCGGAAATGAACGGCCATCGGAAGTGCATCCAATCTGGCATCGATCGCCTCATTCTGCGAAACAATGATTGCGCATTTAAGGCCGGCAATGTTCCAACCTTTTGAAGCTGCGGTCACTGTAATTCCTACTTCTCGTGCCGCATCACTTATGGCCAGAAATGGAGTGAAATCATTTGAAATATATGTCAACGGCGCATGAATTTCATCGCTAATTACTAAGACATTATATCTCTTAGCCAATTCGGCAATGCGTGTAAGTTCACCTTTCGAAAAAATTCTACCCAACGGATTGTGAGGCGAACACAATAAGTGCACTTTTAAGCCTTCGGCATAAATCTTTTCCATAGCATCTAAATCAAGTTGCCAAGGATTGTTTATACCTTCTTCAGAGCTAGTGCGAGTAAATGGAAGATCAATTTTTTCAAGGTGTGTTTCATTAATCCAATTATAGAAATTTTGATAAACGGGCGAATTTATCAAAATCTTATCGCCCGGTTTAGTAAACACACGCAAGACTTCAACCACTGCGACACCAACATCGGCGGCAACGCTAACTTGTGAGGTATCAACCTCCCAGTTCCAGCGCGCCGCAGCAAACTGTGCAAATCCCTGCCCTAGCTCTGGAACTGAACCTAAATACCCCAGATCTGATTGAGCGACCATCTCTTGGAGTACGGTGCGGATTGGATCTGCGATTGGAAAATCCATCTCGGCTACTGGTAAGGGCAGAACGTCTCGATCAAAACCCCGCCATTTTTCCGAATGATGAGTAAGAAGTTTTGATAATGAAGGAGCTTGAACGTGACTATCAGACATCCCAGTAGGTTACCGTGATGCTCACATAAATGAAACTGGTCTTTCCTAAACCTCTTCTGGGAGCAATCTGCGCGTGGTGTTTCGTACAACCAATGTAGTTGGAAGAACTAAAGAAGGTGGCAACACATGTGGCTTTCGCAACCGTTCCATTATTGACCATGCTGCCATTTCACCCATTAAAGTAACGGGTTGCTCAATTGTTGTTAGTTCAGAGAACTCAGCCATCTCGTGGCCATCAAAACCGACTATCGAAATATCCTCAGGAGATTTGAGGCCGTGTCGACGTAACGCTTGAAGTGCACCTATCGCCATTTCATCGGATTCGCAAAAAATTGCAGTTGGCCTGTTTGGTCGTGCCAACAAATCATCCATTGCCCGAGCTGCAGTATGCA
Protein-coding sequences here:
- a CDS encoding NAD(P)/FAD-dependent oxidoreductase, with the protein product MKTTDCDVTIIGAGHNGLVAAAYLAKAGKKVRILEANGEIGGATTSVRAFPGFDARISRYSYLVSLLPDSIISDLGLNFECISRTVSSYTPYEHRGDNAGLFVSRQWDVATQASFTLLDPSGDEGRAWQKFYAEIAEFAECIAPTLLKPLMTRSELKAFIAKPSIWNYLIERPIGEVITERFKEDLVRGVVLTDALIGTFTSAFEIQANICFLYHLMGNGTGEWRVPKGGMGALVSELERVVRDSGVFIEVNERVIKVESDFEGATVTTADGKEIRSQYLLSNAAPQILAELRGKIAPKSLDGSQMKINILLKRLPELKSGVDPRLAFAGTFHANESFSQCERVYEQAKKGEIPAMLPIEMYCHTLSDPSILSPELADLGYQTLTLFGLHTPAALFDENNDVVREIALKSALASLNHYLAEPIEGLIVGIEVKTPLDIEAEIGLPRGNIFHRDLHFPFREDGTEPSWGVETDDSRIFICGAGAIRGGGVSGVPGHNAAMAILAKV
- a CDS encoding aminotransferase class I/II-fold pyridoxal phosphate-dependent enzyme, which translates into the protein MSDSHVQAPSLSKLLTHHSEKWRGFDRDVLPLPVAEMDFPIADPIRTVLQEMVAQSDLGYLGSVPELGQGFAQFAAARWNWEVDTSQVSVAADVGVAVVEVLRVFTKPGDKILINSPVYQNFYNWINETHLEKIDLPFTRTSSEEGINNPWQLDLDAMEKIYAEGLKVHLLCSPHNPLGRIFSKGELTRIAELAKRYNVLVISDEIHAPLTYISNDFTPFLAISDAAREVGITVTAASKGWNIAGLKCAIIVSQNEAIDARLDALPMAVHFRASILGAFASAAAFADGGIWLDSVMRQLDHNRYLIRDLLAAKLPSVKYHIPQNGYLAWLDLSALNLGEDPSATLLKKGRVAFNPGHSYGSQCPQYVRLNFATSPEIISEAIERILITLQ